The window GCACAAAGAGAAGAGGGTTAACGGCGAACATTTGCCGTTAACCCTCTTCCGTTTCTTTGTGTCTTAGTGTCTTTGTGGTTTTTTCCGTTCAGCTGTCCGCCGTCAGACGCCCTTGCTGACCTTCTCGAGCGTGAGCCAGCGGTTGGTGCCCGCGAACTTCTGGTGCATGCGGGACCGGGGCTCGCCGTTCGGCTGGTCGATCTCGGTGAGCTGAAGGTCCGCCAGCGCGTCGATGCCGCGCTCGCGGAAGCCCCGCAGCGAGTTCTCGAGCGCCATCCCGACCGTGCGGAAGGCGAGCAAGGTCGAGAACTGGAGCGTGAAGCCCATCTTGCCCAGGACCTCGTTGGTGATCAAGGTGCCGTCCTTCTTCGCCTTGCCCCAATGCAGCGAGGGCGAGAGGTTGAAGCCGAGCATCTGGTTCGGGTAGTACTTGTGCACGCCCTCGGCGAACTCCTGGGGCCCCTCAAGGTCGGTGTTGTTGAACTCGGGCCAGATCACGTCGACGCCGAGCGAGGCGGCCTCGAGCGCGCGGTCGATCGCGTGCTGGACGCTGCCGGTGCGGCCGCCGGGGACGGCGCCGTCGACCGCGTCGGTGCGGGCGATGACGACGAGGTTCGTCCCCGTGGCCTGCGCCGCGGCCTTCACTGCGATGAGCTTCTCGATCCACTTGTTGGTCGGGACGAGGACCTTCTCGCGCTTGACGCCGTGGTGCGCGACGATGTGGCCGCAGGTGCGCTCCGCCGGGTCCTGGTCCTCGAGATGGACGCCGGCGACGCCGGATCTGATGAGCTCGCGCGTGAGAGTGAACGTCTGGGTCGGGCCGCCGAACCCGGCCTCGATGTCGGCGAATATGGGAGGCGTGTTGAGGACCAGGCCGCCGTCGTCGTAGAAGTGGCGGTCGCGGGTGCCCTCGATGCCGCGCACGAGCTCGCGCGCCAGGTCGACCATCTGGTGCGACGGGTAGATGCCGATGTCGGGGTACATGTTGTGCGCGACGGCCAGCTGCCAGCCGCTGGCGTAGATCGCCTCGAAGCCGAGGTCGGTCAGCATCGACGCGGTCATCGCGTCGTAGGCGCCGGCGGTATGCAGGAAGGACTTCGACGGGTTCGTGAGGCGGTGGGCGAACTTCTCATGGAGCAGGGCGCGGAGCTTGTCGGAGGGGTGGACCTTCTCGTGGGGCGCGTACATCTTGGCGAATTCGGCTTGGGGATACTTCCAGGACTTTATGCCCTCGGGCAGGGGGGCGACTGCTTCCTTGATCATTTGCTGGCTCCATTCGCTGGCTCTTTGGTATTTATCCGCCGTGGCGGATTCCGGATTCGCGGCCAAGATCTTGGTCAGCTCCTCGCCGAACCAGCGCTCGACGAGCGCCGCCGTCACCTTCACGCCCTCGTCGGTGACGACGGCGTGGCGCACGCGCTGGGCGATCATCAGGCGATAGATGCGGTCGGTCGCCAGGTCCTCCATGAAGTTGCCGATCAGGGCGCCGGTCCTGTCGTAGCCCTTGATCATGCGCGCGCCGAGCCCGGAGAGGACGCCGAAGCGGTACTCGATGCAGGTGCGGATCGCGTCGCGCGTGCCGGCGACGGTGACCGCCCCGACGCCGGCGGGCGAAGGCGTCAGGTCCGGCCGCGTCGCGGCGGCGTGCGTCACGCCGAGCTGGTTCGGGGCCGGGAACTGGGAGATGGCGCCCTCATGCTGGTCCGGATGGCCGGTCCAGGCGCCGTCGAAGCCGATGGAGGCCTCGTTCTTCTTGTCGGCGGCCAGGCGCTCGAGCGCCCGGGCGTTGACCGCGGCGTCGGCGCGGTCCGGGAACAGGGCGCTCATGCCGCCGATCGCCAGCGCCCCGCGCCGATGGCAGGCGTCGACGAGGCGCTTCCTGAGGTTCTGGAAGAAAGGGACGGCGTGCGGTATCGTGTTCCGGTCGGGCAGGATCCACGCCGGGTCGGCGAGCTTGAAGTGCAGCAGGCTCGCCATGTAGTCCCAGCGTCCGAGGTTGAGGCCGATCGCGTGGCGCCGCGCCGCGAACAGGATCTCCTCGACCTGGTACGCCGCCGGGAGGGACTCGATCAGGAACATGATCCGGGTCGTCCCGACGGGGACGCCGATCGCCGTCTCCATCTCCGCGATGACGTCCGAGAACCAGGCGGCTTCCTCGAACGACTCCGTCTTGGGAATGTAGAAGCAGAGCTTCGCCTGCAGGGCGGCGTCTTCCGACGCCGCCCGGCGGCGCTGATCCGCCGTCCCGAAGAAGACGGCCGCGAGGTCGAACAGGGACCCGGAGACCGTCTCGCCGGGGAGCGCGTTGACCTCGTCGAGGTGGAGGCCGCGCGGCCGGTAGAACATGACCTGCGCCGACGGCTTGATCGTCGCGCCGTTGAAGGAGAGCCTGCCCTGGATCGCCGCCACCGTGTTGCGGTGCGCGGCCCGCACGTTCGCCCAATCCGTCGTGATCGAGTCCTCTCCGTCGGGCATGCAGCCGGGGTCCTTCGTGTTGCACATCGCGACGAGGAGCTTGGCGTTGTCGGCGGGCCCGGTGATCTGGTTGCGCTGGTCGCGCGCCCAGTCGGGGATGGTCAGACGCCACGCTCCGGAGGTCGCCTCGGAGTCGGGAAGGTAGCCCGGGGCGATCCCGGCGTGCGCGTCCGCGAGGGCGCGCCGCCGCGCCGCGAGCAAGGTCCGGCGGCGAGGCTCGAAGGTCCGGTGCAGCGGACGGAAGAATTCCAAGAGCTCCGGGGAGGGCGCGTCCTGGATCGGGGTCTCCATGATGTCTGTCATACTCGGGTCCCACCTAAGGTAAGAAACATCGCTCGCCCGGTCAATGACGAGTTTGTGAACAAACGGCGTTATTTTTTTGACCCCTCTCCCCCCCTTGCGAAAACAGGGAAGTCCCGTTACACTCCTATCCCGAGCCGACTCAGCGGCTCGGACCGGAGGAACCCTGCATGAAAAAGAAGGTCCAGAGCGCCGCCGCGAAGGCGGCCCCCCGTAAGATCAAGAAATCTCCCGTGCGCCGCCTCGTCCTGAAAGCCGCGCCCGCCGAGACGATGACCCCCGACGAGGTCTCGCATCTCGAGACTTTGGTCAAACGCTTTGAGGACAGCGAAAAGGCCTGGCAGCGCATGACGGCCCCCATCGACGACGCCGATCCGTGGACCCAGGTCGAGGAGCACATGCTCGAGCGCCGCGACGGCGACTCGGACAGACGCTGGAAGTTCTTCTCTAAATAGGCGCCGCGCGCCTAAGCACCCCGCCCCCCTCTTCCGATTCGTCGAAGAGGGGGGCGGGCTCTTTTTCCTATAATAATGACGATGAAAGCCTCATCCCGGCGGACGAACATGCTCATCGTGATCGCGCTCCTCATGATCGCGGTCGCCTTCGCCGCCTACTCGGTCATCATGATGAGCTGGTTCAAGACGCCGCCGCGCTCCGGCGCCGCGGCCGGCCTCACCGTTGCGTCGCGCGCCGAGGCCGAGGAGCGCCTGGCCGCCGCCCGCAAGGAGTTCCGCGCCCGCCTGCTCGACGCGCGGGCGCATCTGCGGCTGTCGGACGCGCTCTGGAAGGCCGGACGGCCGGTCGATTCCTTCTACGTGATGTACGCCGCCCGGCAGCTGTTCAGCGAGGACGCCTTCGCCCGCGCGCACGCCGAGGTCGTCCTCGGCGCGGGCGGGCCCGCCGCCGAGACGCGCCGCCGGCTCGACGGCGTGCGCGACGCGGCCGCCG of the Elusimicrobiota bacterium genome contains:
- a CDS encoding isocitrate lyase/phosphoenolpyruvate mutase family protein, whose product is METPIQDAPSPELLEFFRPLHRTFEPRRRTLLAARRRALADAHAGIAPGYLPDSEATSGAWRLTIPDWARDQRNQITGPADNAKLLVAMCNTKDPGCMPDGEDSITTDWANVRAAHRNTVAAIQGRLSFNGATIKPSAQVMFYRPRGLHLDEVNALPGETVSGSLFDLAAVFFGTADQRRRAASEDAALQAKLCFYIPKTESFEEAAWFSDVIAEMETAIGVPVGTTRIMFLIESLPAAYQVEEILFAARRHAIGLNLGRWDYMASLLHFKLADPAWILPDRNTIPHAVPFFQNLRKRLVDACHRRGALAIGGMSALFPDRADAAVNARALERLAADKKNEASIGFDGAWTGHPDQHEGAISQFPAPNQLGVTHAAATRPDLTPSPAGVGAVTVAGTRDAIRTCIEYRFGVLSGLGARMIKGYDRTGALIGNFMEDLATDRIYRLMIAQRVRHAVVTDEGVKVTAALVERWFGEELTKILAANPESATADKYQRASEWSQQMIKEAVAPLPEGIKSWKYPQAEFAKMYAPHEKVHPSDKLRALLHEKFAHRLTNPSKSFLHTAGAYDAMTASMLTDLGFEAIYASGWQLAVAHNMYPDIGIYPSHQMVDLARELVRGIEGTRDRHFYDDGGLVLNTPPIFADIEAGFGGPTQTFTLTRELIRSGVAGVHLEDQDPAERTCGHIVAHHGVKREKVLVPTNKWIEKLIAVKAAAQATGTNLVVIARTDAVDGAVPGGRTGSVQHAIDRALEAASLGVDVIWPEFNNTDLEGPQEFAEGVHKYYPNQMLGFNLSPSLHWGKAKKDGTLITNEVLGKMGFTLQFSTLLAFRTVGMALENSLRGFRERGIDALADLQLTEIDQPNGEPRSRMHQKFAGTNRWLTLEKVSKGV